From the Leptotrichia sp. oral taxon 223 genome, the window TGTTAAAAAAGTATGAAAGTACAGTTTTATTATTTCCACCATGAATGTACTTATGAATTTCTTCATTTGAAATTTCCCTATTTATCTTATTTTTCAGAAATTTTCTCCATACATTTTCCTGTAATTCACTGTCAAAAAGCATCGTCCCATTAAAATCAAATAATACTCCCTTTATTTTCATTTTTCCTCCTAATAATCAAAAAATATTGATTATTTTCATTTTTTTATTTTCCTCAAATTTCTGACAAAAAGTCCTTTTCCTTACTACAAGTAACCTTTACTGTTAAATTTGAACCAATAAACTTTGATACCCTTCCAGAACTAACACTTTGCCATCATTTTCAACATTCTCATAATTATTAATCAGAACATCTCCCAACTTAATTTCAACTTCATTAATGCTTCTTGCAATTTCACTCAATTTAACTTCTTGTTTCAATTCAGAAAAATTATTAATACAAAGAACTTTCTGATTTCCATATTTTCTCACATAAGCAATAATTTTTTCATTCTCCAACGGAACAGAAATAAAATCACCAAAAGTCAAGCAATCTGAATATTTCCCATTTTGTCGCAAATCTATCATTTTTTTGTAGTGTGAAAAAATTGAATTTTTGTCATTTATTTGGTCTGCTACATTTGTTGCAGCTTGGCTTCCTGTTAATTTTATCCACGATTTTGAATCTTTATCTTTTGAAAATCCAGCATTTTTACTGTTGTCCCATTGCATAGGCGTTCTTGAATTATCACGACTTCGTTTATTTACAAAATGCAAAGCTTCTTCAGATGAAAAACCTTCTCCTAAAGCCCGTTGATATTGATCTTTACTTGCAATGTCGTCAAATTCAGAAATATCATTTCTCACAAAATTATCCATTCCTATTTCCTGTCCCTGATAGATAAATGGAGTTCCACGCAAAAAGAAAAATAAATTTGCTAGTAGTTTAGCATTCAAAATATTTGCTTTTTTTCCAAAAAATTTATTCAAACTTCTTGGTGAATCATGATTTTCCAAAAATGGTGCTCCCCATCCATATTTTTGTTGCGTCAATTGACTTTTAAAAATTTTATCTCTCAATTCTACAGTCGGGATATCTCGCAATGAATAATAAAATCCATCTTTTGCCATATTTAAATCTGCATAGCTAAAATCAAAAATCATTGTGAAAAATCCATCTTCTCCAATGAAATCATTATATCTTTCATACTCAAGCTTCGGAGTTTCAGCTACAGTCATGCAGTTATATTTTTTAAAAGTTTCTTTTGCCAATTCTTCCAAAAATTCTTCAATTCCTGGCTGATTCAATGTGTACTTTATATTATCTGCAAGTCCATCTGCTCCATCAACAGGTAAATCTAAGTAATCCTTATCTTTTTTTATTGAATTTATGGCATCCACTCTAAATCCAGCTATCCCTTTTTCCAGCCAATAATTTACCATTTTGTAAAGCTCTTCCCTAACTTCAGGATTTTCCCAGTTTAAGTCAGGCTGTTTTTTTGAGAATAAATGCAAATAATACATTTCATTCCCATTTTCATCAGCTTCACCTTCAACTTTTTCCCAGGCAGAACCTCCAAAATGGCTTCTCCAGTTTGTCGGTGGCAATCCGTTTTCTCCTCTTTTGAAAATATAGTAATCTCTATATTTACTTTCAGGATTTTTCAATGCATCCAAAAACCACTCGTGCTCATCAGAAGTATGATTAATTACCAAATCTAGAATTATTTTTATTCCTCTTTTTTCAGCCTCTGTAATCAATTTTTCCAAATCTTCCTTTGTCCCAAATTCAGGATTCACATCGTAATAATCTGAAATATCATATCCATTATCATCCATTGGCGACTTAAATATCGGACAAATCCAAATAAGTGTTATCCCCAATTCTTTCAAATAATCCAATTTTTCTGTAATCCCATTCAAATCCCCAATTCCATCGTTATTACTATCATAAAAACTTCTTGGATAAATTTGATACCCAACTTCTTTTTTCCACCATTTTTTATCTAACTTTTTTGTATCCATATTTTTCTCCTTCATATTCAACAAAGTCATTTTTTTAAACCTGCCAATCTAAATATGCAGATTGACAGGCATTAAGGTGATGCCGATGATGAATTTTAACTATTTTTTACTAATAATCAAAAACAAAATGACTATAGCTATCAAAATAGTAAAATCCCAATTCATTTTTACCACCTCCATTCAGCGTGGATTCATTGTCAAGTTTGCATTCTTGACAATATAATATTATATCACAAAAAAAGACACTACTTCAATAGCAGTGCCTTTATTTTTGCAATTTATTTTACCGTACCACGCTGAATGGTTATTTTACTAAATAATTATATCATAAATCAAATAATATTTCAAGCACTAAAAATTTATTTCCATTTTAAAATTATTCAAATGTAATCTATTTCAATACTGGCCAGAAATCTTTATTAGCTTCAATTAAATCATCTAATATTGCTTTTGCAACAGATGCACTCGGTACAGTTCTTGACAATGTGATTGCTTGCCAAAGTTTTTGGTATGAACCTTCTATCCATGCTTCTACTGTCAATTTTTCAACTGATACTTGTTGTTCCATCAATCCTTTTTGGAATTGAGGGATTTTACCTTGAACAATTTTTTCAGGTCCATTTGAACCTACTATACAAGGTACTTCAACCATTGCAGTTGGATCAAAGTTTGAGATTGCTCCGTCATTTTCTACGATTAACAGCATTCTTTCTTTTGTGTTATAAGCGATTGCTCTTGCCAAGTCAACTATGTATGAAGCATGATCATCCACGTGAAGTTTACTGTCTTTTGCAGTTCCTTTTTCAGCAATTGCTCTACATTCTCCAAATACAAATTTTTCTCTTCCTTCCATTACTTCATTTGCTCTTGTGTGATTAGGATCTGAATGTTTCACTACGTAATCAGGGAAGAAATAATATTTCAGGTAAGTATTTGGCATTGTTGTAGGATCAATTGCAAATACATCTCTTGCTTTTGTAAATGTATCACTCCAGCTTGCTTCTGTATTTTCTCCTTCAATTTCCACATTATATCCAACTTTTGCAACTTTTTCTCTCAATGCAGGCATTAAGTCATTTCCTTTTTTATCTCTAATGTCTGTCCACCATCCAAAGTGATTTAATCCAAAGTATCTGATTACCATATCTTTTCTTGATTTAAGTCCAAGCATTTCAGCCATTCTTATTTCAATTCCGATTGGCATATCACAAATATTTAATATCTTAGAGTTTGGACGTAATCTTCTAGTTGCTTCTGCCACAATTGCCGCAGGATTTGAATAATTTAACATCCAAGCATTTGGCGAATATTTTTCCATATAATCAACTAA encodes:
- a CDS encoding alpha-glucosidase, encoding MDTKKLDKKWWKKEVGYQIYPRSFYDSNNDGIGDLNGITEKLDYLKELGITLIWICPIFKSPMDDNGYDISDYYDVNPEFGTKEDLEKLITEAEKRGIKIILDLVINHTSDEHEWFLDALKNPESKYRDYYIFKRGENGLPPTNWRSHFGGSAWEKVEGEADENGNEMYYLHLFSKKQPDLNWENPEVREELYKMVNYWLEKGIAGFRVDAINSIKKDKDYLDLPVDGADGLADNIKYTLNQPGIEEFLEELAKETFKKYNCMTVAETPKLEYERYNDFIGEDGFFTMIFDFSYADLNMAKDGFYYSLRDIPTVELRDKIFKSQLTQQKYGWGAPFLENHDSPRSLNKFFGKKANILNAKLLANLFFFLRGTPFIYQGQEIGMDNFVRNDISEFDDIASKDQYQRALGEGFSSEEALHFVNKRSRDNSRTPMQWDNSKNAGFSKDKDSKSWIKLTGSQAATNVADQINDKNSIFSHYKKMIDLRQNGKYSDCLTFGDFISVPLENEKIIAYVRKYGNQKVLCINNFSELKQEVKLSEIARSINEVEIKLGDVLINNYENVENDGKVLVLEGYQSLLVQI
- a CDS encoding 6-phospho-alpha-glucosidase; protein product: MKKFSIAVAGGGSTFTPGIVLMLLENLDKFPIRQIKFYDNDAQRQEVIAKACDIIIKEKAPDINFVYTTDPETAFTDIDFVMAHIRVGKYAMREKDEKIPLRHGVLGQETCGPGGIAYGMRSIGGVIELVDYMEKYSPNAWMLNYSNPAAIVAEATRRLRPNSKILNICDMPIGIEIRMAEMLGLKSRKDMVIRYFGLNHFGWWTDIRDKKGNDLMPALREKVAKVGYNVEIEGENTEASWSDTFTKARDVFAIDPTTMPNTYLKYYFFPDYVVKHSDPNHTRANEVMEGREKFVFGECRAIAEKGTAKDSKLHVDDHASYIVDLARAIAYNTKERMLLIVENDGAISNFDPTAMVEVPCIVGSNGPEKIVQGKIPQFQKGLMEQQVSVEKLTVEAWIEGSYQKLWQAITLSRTVPSASVAKAILDDLIEANKDFWPVLK